One Streptomyces sp. V4I8 genomic window carries:
- a CDS encoding helix-turn-helix domain-containing protein, whose amino-acid sequence MTHSVELALDLPPHVGNAGVGVHGHAGPHDVFRLPRLWQLHLYGYSGTLEFGGFRHPIRPGHVSLVPPGTEVHFHYDTTPCEHLYAHFRLPGEGERRRVPVMQDAGADAAMLSGLLRQTVAAGTQSPARAAAELWTVLWRTTGLASASMNGEGSRHPALRTAMAHIEEHLANPLGVPDIARTAGISHTHLTRLFKEDTGLTVVGYIRRRRMERARHLLIASTLAIPAIAATVGIPDLQAFNKTCRREMGASPRAVRHSGPG is encoded by the coding sequence ATGACGCACTCCGTGGAGCTGGCTCTCGACCTGCCTCCGCATGTGGGGAACGCGGGCGTGGGCGTACACGGGCACGCCGGCCCTCATGACGTGTTCCGGCTGCCGCGGCTGTGGCAGCTCCATCTGTACGGCTACTCGGGCACCCTGGAGTTCGGCGGCTTCCGGCATCCGATCCGCCCCGGGCACGTGAGCCTCGTACCGCCCGGCACAGAAGTGCATTTCCACTACGACACCACGCCCTGCGAGCACCTGTACGCCCACTTCAGGCTGCCCGGCGAGGGCGAGCGGCGTCGCGTCCCGGTGATGCAGGACGCAGGTGCGGACGCGGCGATGCTCAGCGGGCTGCTGCGGCAGACGGTCGCGGCCGGCACACAGTCCCCGGCGCGGGCAGCCGCGGAACTCTGGACTGTGCTGTGGCGCACGACCGGCCTGGCCAGTGCCTCCATGAACGGCGAGGGGAGCCGGCATCCGGCCCTGCGAACGGCCATGGCCCACATCGAGGAACACCTGGCCAACCCGCTGGGCGTCCCGGACATCGCCCGTACGGCCGGGATCTCTCATACCCATCTGACACGGCTGTTCAAGGAGGACACCGGGCTCACGGTCGTCGGCTACATCCGGCGTCGCCGTATGGAGCGCGCCCGGCACCTCCTGATCGCCTCGACGCTCGCCATCCCCGCGATCGCTGCGACCGTGGGCATCCCCGACCTCCAGGCGTTCAACAAGACCTGCCGCAGAGAAATGGGCGCCTCACCGCGAGCCGTCAGGCACTCAGGGCCTGGATGA
- a CDS encoding putative quinol monooxygenase, whose protein sequence is MIFITAKFRVRPEHADRWPDITADFTEATRREPGCLWFDWSRSVTDPTEYVLVEAFRDDEAGAAHVQSAHFRAAQQTLPPHLIETPRIVNANVPQDDWALLGEMAVPEQG, encoded by the coding sequence ATGATCTTCATCACCGCAAAGTTCCGAGTCCGTCCCGAGCATGCCGATCGGTGGCCGGACATCACCGCCGACTTCACCGAAGCCACGCGCCGGGAGCCCGGCTGCCTCTGGTTCGACTGGTCGCGAAGCGTGACGGACCCCACGGAGTACGTCCTGGTCGAGGCCTTCCGCGATGACGAAGCAGGCGCTGCTCACGTGCAGTCCGCGCACTTCAGGGCCGCGCAGCAGACGCTGCCGCCCCATCTGATCGAGACACCCCGCATCGTGAACGCGAACGTTCCGCAGGACGACTGGGCGCTGCTGGGCGAGATGGCCGTTCCCGAGCAGGGGTAG
- a CDS encoding catalase family protein, with protein MVAQVAQRTGASVEREAVGRAVRTAHGKTYGLLKATVTVGDNRGFHAQGIFARPTVYDAVVRYSNGLGHQRPDHQLGAACGMGIKLFGVPGPSLLADEPDTGTFDLNLINNEVFFANTAYDYMVIEELFAELPEGLVNPARRKTWMAEFLTRRGSLTDPDGWLWDELFAMLSFTTVPRRNLLSYTYNSMGAFRYGDHIAKIRTVPTAESLAALTHRIVDVRADNEAFRRTLVAEAAERDHSFELQVQLNTDLARMPVDNTSVKWPEELSPWVTVARVDLPGQDIGGEDNVAAADATSITPWRSREEHRPIGEIQRVRQEVYRRSSIERHRINGQQRREPVSSAQLLG; from the coding sequence GTGGTCGCACAGGTGGCGCAGCGCACCGGCGCTTCGGTCGAGCGCGAGGCCGTCGGCCGCGCCGTCCGTACCGCCCACGGAAAGACGTACGGCCTTCTCAAAGCCACCGTCACGGTCGGTGACAACAGGGGCTTCCACGCGCAGGGCATCTTCGCCCGGCCCACCGTGTACGACGCCGTCGTCCGCTACTCCAACGGTCTGGGCCACCAGCGTCCCGACCACCAGCTGGGCGCGGCGTGCGGGATGGGCATCAAGCTGTTCGGAGTCCCCGGCCCCTCACTGCTGGCCGACGAACCGGACACCGGTACCTTCGACCTCAACCTGATCAACAACGAGGTCTTCTTCGCGAACACCGCCTACGACTACATGGTCATCGAGGAGTTGTTCGCGGAGCTGCCCGAAGGCCTGGTGAACCCCGCCCGCCGCAAGACCTGGATGGCGGAGTTCCTGACCCGCCGGGGCAGCCTCACCGATCCCGACGGCTGGCTGTGGGACGAACTGTTCGCCATGCTCTCGTTCACCACCGTCCCGCGCAGGAACCTGCTGTCGTACACCTACAACAGCATGGGTGCCTTCCGGTACGGCGACCACATCGCCAAGATCCGCACCGTGCCGACGGCCGAGTCCCTGGCCGCCCTCACCCACCGGATCGTGGACGTGCGCGCGGACAACGAGGCGTTCCGCCGCACGCTGGTTGCCGAGGCCGCGGAGCGCGACCATTCCTTCGAGCTCCAGGTGCAGCTCAACACCGATCTGGCTCGCATGCCGGTGGACAACACCTCCGTGAAGTGGCCCGAAGAGTTGTCCCCCTGGGTGACCGTCGCCCGTGTGGACCTCCCGGGCCAGGACATCGGCGGGGAGGACAACGTGGCGGCCGCCGACGCCACGTCGATCACACCGTGGCGCTCCCGGGAGGAGCACCGGCCCATCGGCGAGATCCAGCGGGTGCGGCAGGAGGTGTACCGGCGCTCGTCCATCGAGCGGCACCGCATCAATGGACAACAGCGGCGCGAACCGGTCAGCAGCGCGCAACTGCTCGGTTGA
- a CDS encoding DUF485 domain-containing protein has product MTYADENRYPPSAPTGWPPPHPEPHGIPPRHETYAQSPWPESYGHEAPRYESYGRQAPWDAPDAHETHRHDTGLAALRSAYRLLRRISTLTALGSFVVYVVLSCYAPGLMGSVITGELSLGMALGVLQLVVTFAAVFWYGRSAQRSVDPLARAIRERAVPAGRNAGAAR; this is encoded by the coding sequence ATGACATACGCCGACGAGAACCGGTACCCACCATCTGCACCTACGGGATGGCCGCCGCCGCACCCCGAGCCCCATGGGATCCCCCCTCGACACGAGACGTACGCACAGAGCCCGTGGCCGGAGTCATACGGGCACGAAGCCCCGCGATACGAGTCGTACGGGCGGCAAGCCCCTTGGGACGCGCCCGACGCGCATGAGACCCATCGGCACGACACCGGCCTCGCCGCCCTCCGTTCGGCCTACCGCCTGCTCCGCAGGATCTCCACGCTCACCGCGCTCGGCTCTTTCGTGGTGTATGTCGTGCTGTCCTGCTACGCGCCCGGCCTGATGGGGTCCGTGATCACCGGAGAGCTGAGTCTGGGCATGGCCTTGGGCGTCCTCCAACTCGTCGTCACCTTCGCGGCGGTCTTCTGGTACGGACGCAGCGCACAACGCTCGGTGGATCCGTTGGCTCGCGCCATCAGGGAGCGGGCGGTCCCCGCCGGCCGGAACGCGGGGGCGGCGAGATGA
- a CDS encoding cation acetate symporter — MNDFSSGTQAIVLVLFTTLVTVTLMMCVMAGPDRDDLTNFYTGYLSLTPLKNGLAIAGDYISAATVLSTTGIIALAGYDGYVLAVSTALSLVLLMFLLAEPLRNAGRFTMGDVLARTMPGRAVRIAACVVTLSATLPFLVVQLSGAGSLLTFILDIPHAAGARTACIVIVGTLMIIYAAIGGMRGTALIQMIKIVILLGTSAVVAALVLNRFDWSPGAILRAAQHGSGAGPAFLQQGLQLGTSTVGLLDFVSLQITVVLGVACLPHITMRLYSAQDVPAVRRSMSWAVGTVTTFCLLVIIMGTGAAALVGSRYITAADPHGRTSVLMLSQVLGGTPDSAGATILYSAVAGMVFITLLSSVAGMTLAAASSLAHDLFAHAVRRGQAEPRTEMTVAAWTSVVVGTVAIVLATMVQNWDVGVLTTLAICIGASAVAPALTYSLFWRGFTRTGLLATLYGGAACALLLMIFSKAVSGTPSAVFPDADFDLFPMQSTGLVSIPFGYLAGWLGSCLDHRRRAADSREHRRLYEESEARLLAAAE, encoded by the coding sequence ATGAACGATTTCAGCTCCGGGACGCAGGCCATCGTCCTGGTTCTGTTCACCACGCTGGTCACCGTCACACTGATGATGTGCGTCATGGCGGGACCGGACCGCGACGACCTGACGAACTTCTACACCGGCTACCTGTCGCTCACCCCGCTCAAGAACGGCCTGGCGATCGCGGGCGACTACATCTCGGCGGCCACGGTGCTGAGCACCACCGGCATCATCGCGCTCGCCGGATACGACGGCTATGTACTCGCGGTCAGCACCGCCCTGTCCCTGGTGCTGCTGATGTTCCTGCTGGCCGAACCCCTGCGCAACGCCGGCAGGTTCACCATGGGCGACGTCCTGGCCCGCACCATGCCTGGCCGGGCCGTGCGTATCGCGGCCTGCGTGGTGACGCTTTCGGCGACCCTGCCCTTCCTGGTCGTCCAGCTCTCCGGAGCCGGTTCGCTGCTCACCTTCATCCTGGACATCCCGCATGCGGCGGGCGCCAGGACGGCGTGCATCGTCATCGTCGGCACTCTGATGATCATCTATGCCGCGATCGGCGGTATGAGGGGCACCGCGCTCATTCAGATGATCAAGATCGTGATCCTGCTCGGCACCAGCGCCGTCGTCGCCGCTCTCGTACTCAACCGCTTCGACTGGAGCCCCGGCGCCATCCTCAGGGCCGCCCAGCACGGCAGTGGCGCGGGCCCCGCCTTCCTCCAGCAGGGCCTTCAGTTGGGCACGTCGACCGTTGGCCTGCTGGACTTCGTCAGTCTCCAGATCACCGTGGTCCTCGGTGTGGCCTGCCTGCCCCACATCACGATGCGTCTGTATTCCGCGCAGGACGTGCCTGCTGTGCGTCGCTCCATGTCATGGGCGGTCGGCACGGTCACCACGTTCTGCCTGCTCGTGATCATCATGGGTACGGGAGCGGCGGCCCTGGTGGGATCGCGGTACATCACCGCGGCCGACCCGCACGGCAGAACGTCGGTGCTCATGCTGTCTCAGGTGCTCGGCGGCACCCCCGACTCCGCGGGCGCGACGATCCTCTACTCGGCCGTGGCGGGCATGGTGTTCATCACCCTGCTGTCGTCGGTCGCGGGGATGACCCTGGCCGCGGCCTCGTCACTCGCCCACGACCTGTTCGCCCATGCGGTGCGACGGGGACAGGCCGAACCGCGTACCGAGATGACGGTGGCGGCGTGGACGAGCGTGGTCGTGGGGACCGTTGCCATCGTGCTCGCCACCATGGTGCAGAACTGGGACGTCGGCGTGTTGACCACGCTGGCCATCTGCATAGGAGCATCGGCGGTGGCACCCGCGCTCACCTACTCCCTGTTCTGGCGAGGGTTCACGCGCACCGGCCTGCTTGCCACCCTCTACGGCGGCGCGGCCTGCGCGTTGCTGCTCATGATCTTCTCCAAGGCCGTTTCGGGCACACCGTCGGCCGTCTTCCCGGACGCCGACTTCGACCTCTTCCCCATGCAGTCCACCGGATTGGTCTCCATCCCGTTCGGCTATCTGGCGGGCTGGCTGGGCAGCTGTCTGGACCACCGGCGCCGTGCCGCCGACAGCCGCGAGCACCGGCGCCTGTACGAGGAGAGCGAGGCACGGCTGCTCGCCGCAGCCGAATGA
- a CDS encoding SpoIIE family protein phosphatase, producing MTELSESHDDPFALHLPALAVLDDQGVVVGWNRRAQELLGYPDTAVIGRPAFEVLVDPRDLPAATEAAANCRRAGGWFGVLTLRHGDGRLVELGLRAQELSRDGRVREWFLAGALAVDVLEWQRDRAVLDGLYRQCPIGLVIHGPDLRILRVNRAIERFSGVPAADFRGLPTGRMLLPDDARKAVDRVRQVMDTGRPLVYSEQFVRLERDPARERVALVSSFRMEDPSGRILGVAEMIEDITERHRAQRRLALLDQVGSRIGTTLDVAETARELAEVMVPHLADHASVDLLQSVTRGEEPMRALAGPLVRLGTCSVGAQQPGPSHPHGEPVEFGPDTPQAGCLAEGRPVLEPVLPPDWFSAVGHQGAHAPDPGTHSLIVVPIAARGLVLGVMTLWRSRRPDAFEADDLTLAQELASRAAVAIDNARRFTQHQQTAFTLQSSLLPRAIPDQSAVEVALRYLPASAGPGLGGDWFDVIPLSGARVALVVGDVVGRGIHAAATMGRLRTAVHTLASLDLEPDEVLSRLDDLVNLLAAEQEAVGERPVGEQVVGATCLYAVYDPVSGRCSVARAGHPPPVVTAPDGRVALLDLPAGPPLGLGGLPFEARDIELAEGSLLCLYTNGIIGERHIDADVGLTKLCATLARPAGTLERTCQAVVDALVPSLPSDDVVLLIARTRMLPPANVASWQLPPEPASAARARALTSAKLTEWGLEHLAFTTELIASELVTNVYRYAGGPATLRLIRERCLVCEVSDTSHTSPHLRRARTTDEGGRGLFLVAQMTERWGTRYTRDGKTVWTEQPLTGTPV from the coding sequence ATGACGGAGCTCAGCGAAAGCCACGACGATCCGTTCGCCCTGCACCTCCCCGCGTTGGCGGTGCTCGACGACCAAGGAGTCGTGGTCGGATGGAACCGGCGGGCGCAGGAACTGCTCGGCTATCCGGACACAGCCGTGATCGGTCGTCCGGCGTTCGAGGTCCTTGTCGATCCTCGTGATCTGCCGGCTGCCACTGAGGCCGCGGCGAACTGCAGGAGGGCCGGCGGCTGGTTCGGCGTCCTCACATTGCGGCACGGCGACGGGCGGCTCGTGGAGCTGGGGCTGAGGGCCCAGGAGCTGTCACGCGATGGCCGGGTCCGTGAGTGGTTTCTTGCGGGGGCACTCGCGGTTGACGTCCTGGAATGGCAAAGGGACCGTGCGGTTCTCGACGGGTTGTACCGTCAGTGCCCGATCGGCCTGGTCATCCACGGCCCCGACCTGCGGATTCTCCGGGTCAACCGGGCCATCGAACGCTTCAGCGGCGTCCCGGCGGCAGACTTTCGGGGGCTGCCCACCGGCCGGATGCTCCTCCCCGACGACGCACGCAAGGCTGTGGACCGTGTGCGCCAGGTGATGGACACCGGAAGACCCTTGGTCTACTCCGAGCAGTTCGTTCGCCTGGAGCGGGATCCGGCACGAGAGCGGGTCGCGTTGGTCTCGTCGTTCCGGATGGAGGACCCCTCCGGCCGTATTCTGGGTGTGGCCGAGATGATCGAGGACATCACCGAACGCCATCGGGCACAGCGCAGGCTCGCGCTCCTCGACCAGGTCGGCAGCCGTATCGGAACCACCCTCGACGTGGCCGAGACCGCCCGGGAACTCGCCGAGGTGATGGTGCCTCACCTCGCCGACCATGCGTCGGTGGACCTGCTTCAGTCGGTGACGCGCGGTGAGGAACCGATGCGGGCCCTGGCAGGGCCTCTGGTGCGACTGGGGACCTGCAGCGTTGGCGCCCAGCAACCCGGCCCGTCTCACCCCCACGGTGAGCCCGTGGAATTCGGGCCCGACACACCGCAGGCCGGATGCCTGGCCGAGGGGCGACCTGTCCTGGAGCCGGTGCTCCCGCCCGACTGGTTCTCGGCGGTAGGCCATCAGGGGGCCCACGCTCCGGACCCGGGCACCCACTCTCTGATCGTGGTACCGATTGCCGCGCGTGGCCTGGTACTCGGCGTCATGACCTTGTGGCGTTCGCGCCGCCCCGATGCCTTCGAGGCGGACGATCTCACCCTCGCTCAGGAACTCGCCTCGCGCGCCGCCGTCGCCATCGACAACGCCCGGCGCTTCACGCAGCATCAGCAGACCGCGTTCACCTTGCAGAGCAGCCTTCTGCCCCGGGCGATTCCGGATCAGTCGGCTGTCGAGGTGGCCCTGCGGTACCTGCCGGCCAGCGCGGGCCCGGGCCTGGGAGGGGACTGGTTCGACGTCATTCCCCTGTCCGGGGCCCGGGTCGCTCTCGTCGTCGGCGACGTGGTGGGGCGCGGCATCCACGCTGCCGCCACCATGGGCCGGCTGCGCACCGCCGTCCATACGCTCGCCAGCCTCGACCTGGAACCGGACGAGGTCCTCTCCCGCCTTGACGACCTGGTCAACCTGCTGGCGGCCGAACAGGAAGCAGTCGGTGAACGGCCCGTGGGTGAGCAGGTCGTCGGCGCCACGTGCCTGTACGCCGTGTACGACCCGGTCTCCGGACGCTGCTCCGTGGCCCGCGCCGGTCATCCACCGCCGGTGGTGACCGCTCCGGACGGACGGGTGGCTCTGCTCGACCTGCCCGCCGGCCCACCGCTCGGCCTGGGCGGCCTGCCGTTCGAGGCCCGGGACATCGAACTGGCCGAGGGAAGTCTGCTGTGCCTGTATACCAACGGAATCATCGGTGAACGCCACATCGATGCCGACGTCGGCCTGACGAAGCTGTGTGCAACACTCGCCCGCCCTGCGGGCACGCTGGAACGGACATGCCAAGCAGTGGTCGACGCGCTGGTCCCCTCGCTCCCCAGCGACGACGTCGTCTTGCTGATCGCTCGCACCCGCATGCTGCCACCGGCGAACGTCGCCTCCTGGCAGCTACCGCCGGAGCCTGCCAGCGCCGCCCGGGCCAGGGCTTTGACCTCGGCCAAGCTGACCGAATGGGGTCTGGAGCACCTGGCGTTCACCACCGAGTTGATCGCCAGCGAACTGGTCACCAACGTCTACCGCTACGCCGGGGGTCCTGCGACCCTACGGCTGATCCGTGAACGGTGTCTGGTGTGCGAGGTCAGCGACACCAGCCACACCTCACCACATCTGCGCCGCGCCCGGACGACCGACGAGGGCGGGCGCGGCCTGTTCCTGGTGGCTCAGATGACGGAACGCTGGGGTACCCGCTACACCCGCGACGGCAAGACCGTGTGGACCGAACAACCGCTGACCGGCACACCCGTCTGA
- a CDS encoding ABC transporter substrate-binding protein yields MRKKTTLRAAAAASAALLLATACNSQRGQDDKDAAADGACQGQQTTGITDKTIRLGGIYPLSGPASAYGTISKGVSAYFKHVNDKGGIDGRTVEFTVRDDGYQPPKAVEEARRLVEQEKVFAVFQTLGTPSTAAVWDYLDKRKVPQPFVATGASVWGTDDNHPWTTGWQPNYIAEARVYAKYLKEEKPKAKVAVLYQNDDFGKDLLGGFKAALAGSGIEVVTEESYEVTDPSVSAQMTSLARSKADVLLNVTTPKFGSQALAADAKNTKWDPLHIVNNVSSSATVLKPVGFKNVQGVVSATYFKDPADPQWADDAEMKTYQDALRKYAPDSDPANQFNAYGWAAASSLHKALDAMKCPTREGMRDAVRNLKDVEVGMLLPGVTLSTGPDDAFPIETMQLMRFEGERWQLFGEPVDTRKEFGPLAK; encoded by the coding sequence ATGCGCAAGAAGACCACTCTGCGGGCGGCCGCGGCCGCGTCCGCCGCCCTGCTCCTCGCCACCGCCTGCAACAGCCAGCGCGGGCAGGACGACAAGGACGCGGCCGCCGACGGCGCGTGCCAGGGCCAGCAGACCACCGGCATCACCGACAAGACCATCAGACTGGGCGGCATCTACCCACTGTCGGGACCGGCCTCCGCCTACGGCACGATCAGCAAAGGCGTGAGCGCCTACTTCAAGCACGTCAACGACAAGGGCGGCATCGACGGCCGCACCGTGGAGTTCACCGTCCGCGACGACGGCTACCAGCCGCCCAAGGCGGTCGAGGAGGCCCGCAGACTCGTCGAGCAGGAGAAGGTCTTCGCCGTCTTCCAGACCCTGGGCACCCCGTCCACGGCCGCCGTGTGGGACTACCTCGACAAGCGGAAGGTGCCGCAGCCTTTCGTCGCCACCGGCGCCTCCGTCTGGGGTACGGACGACAACCACCCGTGGACCACCGGCTGGCAGCCCAACTACATCGCCGAGGCACGGGTGTACGCCAAATACCTCAAGGAGGAGAAGCCGAAGGCCAAGGTCGCCGTCCTCTACCAGAACGACGATTTCGGCAAGGATCTGCTCGGCGGATTCAAGGCGGCCCTCGCCGGCAGCGGCATTGAGGTGGTCACCGAGGAGAGCTACGAGGTCACCGACCCCTCCGTCTCCGCACAGATGACAAGCCTCGCCCGGTCCAAGGCGGATGTGCTGCTCAACGTCACCACGCCGAAGTTCGGCAGCCAGGCCCTCGCCGCCGATGCCAAGAACACCAAGTGGGACCCGCTGCACATCGTGAACAACGTGTCCTCGTCAGCCACCGTGCTCAAGCCTGTCGGGTTCAAGAACGTCCAGGGCGTGGTCTCGGCGACCTACTTCAAGGACCCCGCCGATCCGCAGTGGGCCGACGACGCGGAGATGAAGACGTACCAGGACGCGCTGCGCAAGTACGCGCCCGACTCCGACCCGGCCAACCAGTTCAACGCCTACGGCTGGGCCGCCGCGTCCAGCTTGCACAAGGCTCTGGACGCGATGAAGTGCCCCACCAGGGAGGGGATGCGGGACGCCGTGCGCAACCTCAAGGACGTCGAGGTGGGCATGCTGCTGCCCGGTGTCACCCTCTCCACCGGGCCCGATGACGCCTTCCCGATCGAGACGATGCAGCTGATGCGGTTCGAGGGCGAGCGTTGGCAGCTGTTCGGTGAGCCGGTGGACACCCGCAAGGAGTTCGGCCCACTGGCGAAGTGA
- a CDS encoding branched-chain amino acid ABC transporter permease, with protein sequence MTELLQQVVEGLGSGAVCASLALALVLIHRFTGIVNFAQGELAMISTYVAWQLVASGMSFWLALPVTLAVSFAGGMLVERIVIRPVRNAPELTTVIVTVGLFIFVNAMAGLIWSFTVKDFPQPFPDGGIDLAGVRVDWSTLGIIAVVAVVMGLLYLLFQHTSIGLVMRAVACNPASARLSGIRVGRVLMLGWGLAATVGAVSGVLVAPLLFLEPNMMGGVLIYAFAAATLGGFDSPVGAVVGGLVVGVAETLAGAYVDVIGADLKVGVPLVIILAVLLVRPQGLFGRAAVERA encoded by the coding sequence GTGACCGAACTGCTCCAGCAAGTGGTGGAAGGGCTCGGCTCCGGCGCGGTCTGTGCCAGCCTGGCGCTGGCCCTGGTGCTGATCCACCGGTTCACCGGCATCGTGAACTTCGCGCAGGGTGAGCTCGCCATGATCTCCACCTACGTGGCGTGGCAGCTCGTGGCGTCCGGGATGTCCTTCTGGCTCGCGCTGCCGGTCACCCTGGCGGTGTCCTTCGCCGGCGGCATGCTCGTCGAGCGGATCGTTATCCGTCCCGTGCGGAACGCGCCCGAGCTGACGACGGTCATCGTCACCGTGGGCCTGTTCATCTTCGTCAACGCGATGGCCGGTCTGATCTGGTCGTTCACCGTGAAGGACTTTCCGCAGCCGTTCCCCGACGGCGGGATCGACCTGGCCGGGGTGCGCGTGGACTGGTCGACGCTCGGGATCATCGCGGTGGTGGCCGTCGTGATGGGCCTGCTGTACCTGCTGTTCCAGCACACCTCCATCGGCCTGGTGATGCGGGCGGTCGCCTGCAACCCCGCCTCCGCCCGGCTGTCGGGCATCAGAGTGGGCCGCGTGCTGATGCTCGGCTGGGGGCTGGCCGCGACAGTCGGCGCGGTGTCGGGTGTGCTCGTCGCCCCGCTGCTGTTCCTCGAGCCCAACATGATGGGCGGGGTGCTGATCTACGCGTTCGCCGCGGCCACCCTCGGTGGCTTCGACAGCCCGGTCGGTGCGGTCGTCGGCGGCCTGGTCGTGGGCGTGGCCGAGACGCTGGCCGGGGCGTACGTGGACGTGATCGGTGCCGATCTGAAGGTGGGCGTACCCCTGGTGATCATCCTGGCGGTGCTGCTGGTGCGGCCCCAGGGCCTGTTCGGACGGGCGGCGGTGGAGCGCGCATGA